One Dermacentor silvarum isolate Dsil-2018 chromosome 10, BIME_Dsil_1.4, whole genome shotgun sequence genomic window carries:
- the LOC119431550 gene encoding lysosomal alpha-mannosidase-like: protein MAGCDMCYSHAEGQFARLDYVMEKAIPIAAEQNPPVHVVHSTPACYVQALHEASKTWPRFSDDLLPYSDEPGRTWTGFYTTRPNLKMMIRYANGFLQACKQLSLYGLQDASERARQLGEAVATVQHHDGVTGTCSYAADLDYTNRMNAGIEQCEGVISASLASLLNLGASDAGANEHQLHFCHRLNMSECQHTETQREFTVIVYNPASVVVSPYVRLPLGTSDRSGITVSGPDGARTDSQVLPLASHGHGIPESKSQARTSLVFRANVEPLGASLYSVQYEAPVETPTSESYFLKPDVQSSFIENERYRVELNPQTGLVSAVVLKGPGSAVHLRQAFAAYLTDPEGLAGKGHRPGHYTFSGYSDAREIGTPKISVVKGHLVQEIHQSFTGYISQVITLHKDSPFIEFTWTVGPLTQLMRDMGRDKVTGCDVISKFESDLQSDGFYTDNNGWRNMHRTLTFQDGNLPIPGNYHPVVSWIYIEDRAKDLQMMILPDRTQGGTSMRHGHLELMQQQQPKSVTIHVCRKVTPAAK, encoded by the exons ATGGCTGGATGTGACATGTGCTACAGCCATGCTGAAGGACAATTCGCTAGGCTGGATTACGTCATGGAGAAGGCGATTCCAATAGCTGCAGAACAGAATCCACCAGTCCACGTGGTCCACTCGACGCCGGCGTGCTACGTACAG gcacTTCATGAGGCTTCGAAGACCTGGCCTCGCTTCTCGGACGATTTGCTGCCGTACTCGGATGAGCCGGGCCGTACGTGGACGGGATTTTACACCACGCGGCCGAACCTTAAGATGATGATACGATACGCAAATGGATTCCTCCAA GCCTGCAAGCAGCTTTCTCTCTATGGCCTACAGGACGCCTCCGAAAGAGCAAGGCAGTTAG GTGAAGCCGTGGCGACAGTGCAGCACCACGATGGAGTCAC GGGAACGTGCTCGTACGCAGCGGACCTTGACTACACCAACAGGATGAACGCCGGCATAGAGCAATGTGAG GGGGTGATCAGCGCAAGCCTGGCATCGCTGCTGAACCTGGGTGCGTCCGATGCCGGCGCTAACGAGCACCAGCTGCACTTCTGCCATCGCTTAAACATGAGCGAGTGTCAGCACACCGAAACACAGAGGGAG TTCACCGTCATCGTCTACAACCCCGCCAGCGTGGTGGTGTCGCCATACGTGCGACTGCCACTAGGGACCAGCGACCGGTCCGGCATAACCGTGTCTGGGCCCGACGGTGCGAGAACCGATTCCCAG GTCTTGCCGCTTGCCTCGCACGGCCATGGGATCCCGGAGAGTAAGAGCCAAGCCAGAACGTCGCTGGTGTTCCGGGCAAACGTCGAACCCCTGGGTGCCAGCCTCTACAGCGTTCAGTACGAAGCACCGGTCGAAACGCCGACATCCGAGTCGTACTTCCTCAAGCCCGACGTCCAGAGCAGCTTCATCGAAAACGAA CGCTACCGAGTCGAGTTGAACCCACAGACGGGTCTCGTCTCTGCCGTCGTGTTGAAAGGGCCAGGTTCGGCGGTGCACCTCCGGCAGGCATTCGCCGCCTACCTGACGGATCCAGAAGGACTGGCGGGCAAGGGGCACCGTCCTGGCCACTACACGTTCAGCGGATACAGCGACGCTCGGGAGATCGGAACTCCCAAAATTAGTGTTGTGAAG GGACACTTGGTGCAAGAAATCCACCAGAGCTTCACTGGTTACATCTCACAAGTGATAACCCTGCATAAAGACAGCCCATTCATCGAGTTCACCTGGACCGTGGGACCCTTGACGCAGCT AATGCGGGACATGGGACGCGACAAGGTTACGGGCTGCGATGTCATCAGCAAGTTCGAGAGTGACCTGCAGAGCGATGGCTTCTACACGGATAACAATGGCTGGAGGAACATGCACAGGAC GCTGACATTTCAAGATGGCAACCTGCCCATCCCGGGTAACTACCACCCAGTCGTATCATGGATCTACATTGAG GACCGAGCGAAGGACCTGCAGATGATGATCCTTCCCGACAGAACCCAGGGGGGAACCAGCATGAGGCACGGCCACTTGGAACTGATG cagcagcagcagcctaaaAGCGTCACGATTCACGTTTGCCGAAAAGTAACCCctgcagcgaagtag